A stretch of Besnoitia besnoiti strain Bb-Ger1 chromosome III, whole genome shotgun sequence DNA encodes these proteins:
- a CDS encoding diaminopimelate decarboxylase (encoded by transcript BESB_044870), producing MASAPASTAKALLFSPEEIRELALRVPTPFHVYDAETIRRRCTDLSTAFSWVKERSGFFRNFFAVKALPNPHVLALLAQLPSMGVDCSSLPELVLSAAAGFEGERIFFTSNNTPLEEFREAKRLGAVINLDDLSHLFFLEERLGLPAVLAFRFNPGKSRQGSVFIGEPEDAKYGLTEGQILQGLKYAKEKGVTRFFLHTMVASNCLDSAELVKTAAMMFSLAVKVKQELDIDIELLNLGGGFGIPYRPEQAPLNLTDISAGIRDAYETTLEANGLGKTKVAFECGRFITGPAGQLITRVIHQKKTYKNYIGVDACMADLMRPGMYGAYHHITVVADRDAERADLPTARNLFADADAADGLQKGVYDVVGGLCENNDKFAIGRELGEVHIGDLLVIHDTGAHGHCMGFNYNGKLRSAEFLRTGAGSYKEIRRREALSDLFATLDFPALTALLREADEKANGERPPKRSRGHD from the exons ATGGCGTCAGCACCCGCCTCAACGGCGAAGGCTCTGCTGTTTTCGCCTGAGGAAATTCGTGAGTTGGCGCTTCGCGTTCCAACACCGTTTCACGTGtacgacgcggagacgatCCGCAGGCGGTGCACGGATTTGTCCACGGCGTTTTCGTGGGTCAAGGAGAGATCTGGTTTTTTTCGCAATTTCTTCGCAGTGAAGGCTCTTCCGAATCCGCAcgtcctcgcgcttctcgcgcagctgccctcCATGGGCGTCGACTGCAGTTCGCTGCCTGAATTGGTGTTgtcagccgcagccggcttcgagggcgagcggaTTTTCTTCACGTCGAACAACACGCCGCTGGAGGAGttccgcgaggcgaagcgactCGGCGCGGTGATCAACTTGGACGACCTGAGTCACCTCTTTTTTCTCGAGGAGAGACTCGGACTGCCTGCGGTGCTCGCCTTCCGGTTCAACCCCGGGAAGAGCCGCCAGGGCAGCGTGTTCATCGGCGAGCCCGAAGACGCCAAATACGGCCTCACGGAGGGGCAGATCCTGCAGGGGCTCAAATACGCGAAGGAAAAAGGCGTCACGCGTTTCTTTCTCCACACCATGGTCGCCAGCAATTGCCTCGACTCCGCCGAGCTCGTCAAAACAGCCGCCATGATGTTCTCGCTCGCAGTCAAAGTCAAGCAGGAACTCGACATCGACATCGAGCTCCTCAACCTGGGCGGAGGATTCGGCATCCCCTACAGACCCGAGCAAGCGCCGCTGAACCTGACCGACATCTCCGCAGGCATCCGCGACGCCTACGAAACCACACTCGAGGCCAACGGCCTGGGAAAGACGAAAGTCGCCTTCGAATGCGGACGATTCATCACAGGCCCCGCTGGGCAGCTCATCACGCGAGTCATCCACCAGAAAAAAACCTACAAAAACTACATCG GCGTCGATGCATGCATGGCGGACTTGATGCGCCCCGGTATGTATGGCGCGTACCACCACATCACAGTCGTCGCAGATCGCGACGCTGAGCGAGCGGACCTCCCGACGGCCCGAAACCtcttcgcagacgccgacgcagccgacggcCTGCAGAAGGGAGTCTACGACGTG GTTGGCGGCTTGTGTGAGAACAACGACAAATTCGCCATCGGACGCGAACTGGGAGAGGTTCACATCGGCGACCTCCTCGTCATTCACGACACAGGCGCACACGGCCACTGCATGGGTTTCAACTACAACGGCAAACTGCG ATCAGCGGAGTTTCTGCGcacaggcgcaggcagctaCAAAGAGAttcgcaggcgagaggcgctgagCGACCTCTTTGCCACGCTGGATTTCCCGGCGCTGACCGCTCTCttgcgcgaggcagacgagaaggcgaatGGCGAGCGCCCGCCGAAGCGCTCTCGAGGTCATGACTGA
- a CDS encoding putative TCP-1 chaperonin (encoded by transcript BESB_044900), protein MVSIVNAKADVLRATAALAANCNAAKGLQEVVKSNFGPHGTLKMLVGGAGQIKITKDGCVLLHEMQIQHPTASMIARAATAQDESTGDGTTSSVLLIGELLRQSERLVFEGVHPRLLCRGFDKARTKCLEVLDQLKVSVPFAPLPDRELLHCVARTSLRTKLQADLADKLTPDVVDAVCLIAKPEEPQLDLFMVEILHMRHGLASETKLVRGMVMDHGARHPDMPTSLKKCFILTCNVSLEYEKSEVNSGFFYSSAEEREKMVEAERRFTDEKVKKIIEFKRKVCTPENGMSFVVLNQKGIDPPSLDLFAKDGILALRRVKRRNMERLSLCCGGNPVNCVEDLVAEDLGYAEHVYEQTLGDEKYTFVDGVRNPQSCCILIKGPNDHTIAQIKDALRDGLRAVKNVFEDRAVVPGAGAYEVAAYSALQTFKKHVQGKEKLAVEAFAQAMLAIPKVLAENSGLDAQEAALSLVDAFENKGQPVGLNLATGEALSPAVEGIWDNYRVKRQVLSIAPTLAQQLLLVDEVLKAGKSMSRG, encoded by the exons ATGGTGTCGATTGTCAACGCGAAGGCGgacgtcctccgcgccaccgccgccctcgcggctaACTGCAACGCGGCCAAGGGGCTCCAGGAGGTCGTCAAGTCCAACTTCGGGCCGCACGGCACCTTGAAAATGCTCGTCGGAG GGGCAGGTCAGATCAAGATCACGAAAGACGGCTGCGTTCTGCTCCACGAGATGCAAATTCAGCATCCGACGGCGTCGATgatcgcgcgcgcggcgacggcgcaggacGAGAGTACCGGCGACGGCACAACAAGCAGCGTCCTGCTCATTGGCGAGCTCCTCAGGCAGTCTGAAAG gctcgTCTTCGAGGGCGTGCACCCTCGgcttctctgcagaggcTTCGACAAGGCGCGCACCAAGTGCCTGGAAGTCTTGGACCAG CTGAAGGTCTCCGTGCCCTTTGCGCCGCTTCCGGACCGCGAGCTCCTCCACTGCGTCGCGCGAACCTCGCTGCGTACCAAGTTGCAAGCGGATCTGGCTGACAAACTCACACCGGACGTCGTCGACGCGGTCTGCCTCATCGCCAAGCCCGAAGAGCCCCAGCTCGACCTCTTCATGGTGGAAATTCTTCACATGCGCCACGGCctcgcgagcgagacgaagcTCGTTCGG GGTATGGTGATGGATCACGGCGCGCGTCACCCTGACATGCCTACGAGCCTTAAGAAGTGTTTCATTCTCACTTGCAACGTTTCCCTGGAGTACGAGAAGTCGGAAGTGAACTCAGGATTTTTCTATTCTTCCGCTGAAGAGCGCGAAAAGATGGTGGAGGCTGAGCGAAGATTCACCGATGAGAAAGTCAAGAAAATAATCGAGTTCAAGAGAAAG GTCTGCACGCCGGAGAACGGAATGTCCTTCGTCGTGCTGAATCAGAAAGGCATCGATCCGCCGTCTCTCGATCTCTTCGCAAAGGACGGCATCTTGGCTCTCCGGAGG GTCAAGAGACGCAACATGgagcgcctgtctctctgctgtgGCGGAAACCCGGTCAACTGCGTGGAGGACTTGGTTGCCGAGGACTTGGGCTATGCGGAGCACGTCTACGAGCAGACGCTCGGCGACGAGAAGTACACGTTCGTTGACGGCGTGAGAAATCCGCAGTCCTGCTGCATCCTCATCAAGGGCCCAAACGACCACACGATTGCACAG ATCAAGGATGCGTTGCGAGATGGCTTGCGCGCAGTGAAGAACGTCTTTGAAGACCGCGCGGTTGTgcctggcgcgggcgcctaCGAGGTCGCCGCATACTCCGCTCTGCAG ACCTTCAAGAAGCACGTCCAGGGGAAGGAGAAGCTCGCGGTCGAAGCGTTTGCGCAGGCGATGCTTGCCATCCCGAAGGTGCTGGCGGAGAACagcggcctcgacgcgcaAGAAGCTGCTTTGTCTCTCGTTGACGCATTCGAAAACAAGGGGCAGCCTGTCGGACTTAACCTCGCAACAGGAGAAGCGCTCTCTCCCGCCGTGGAAG
- a CDS encoding putative 30S ribosomal protein S16 (encoded by transcript BESB_044890), whose protein sequence is MVRHMFLPFYSKERGPPRIRMQVMGVKGKRFYKIVAANQRDPRDGKHMEVLGSYVPCTPSGVEELRLRFSRIKFWLAAGAAFNPKMASLLGNAGLVPVPPPMFGWRTKARYSLLESVMQQQEKMREKQLREYFKVAEPVVYQRAADAEDGEEDAGEKGAAAEKERVRKILR, encoded by the exons ATGGTACGGCACATGTTCCTGCCCTTCTACTCCAAGGAGAGAGGCCCTCCGCGGATTCGTATGCAAGTCATGGGCGTGAAAGGCAAGCGCTTCTACAAAATCGTCGCCGCGAACcagcgcgacccgcgcgacGGGAAGCACATGGAG GTGTTGGGCAGCTACGTTCCTTGCACGCCGTCGGgcgtggaggagctgcggctgcggttCTCCCGCATCAAGTTctggctcgcggcgggcgccgccttcaaCCCCAAGATGGCGAGTCTCCTGGGCAACGCGGGCCTCGTTCCCGTCCCACCTCCCATGTTCGGCTGGCGGACCAAGGCGCGGTATTCTCTCCTCGAGAGCGTCATGCAGCAGCAAGAGAAAATGAGA GAAAAGCAGCTGCGGGAGTACTTCAAGGTCGCCGAGCCAGTGGTTTACCAGCGCgcggccgacgccgaggacggagaagaggacgcaggcgagaagggggccgctgcagagaaggagcgcgtGCGGAAGATTCTGCGATGA
- a CDS encoding malate dehydrogenase MDH (encoded by transcript BESB_044880) has product MSRRKIGLIGGGNIGATLALLTAVKELGDVVMFDVVQDLPQGKCLDLYQSSPITGVDVAFEGSNDYSVIQDADVIIVTAGVPRKPGMSRDDLLAINAKIMGQVGDAIKKYCPNAFVICITNPLDVMVYVLRERCGLPHHKVCGMAGVLDSARLRTFLSDRLKVSVDDIHALVMGGHGDSMVPLPRFTTVGGIPLPELIKMGMISQQEVDDIVQRTRDGGGEIVSLLKTGSAFFAPAAAGVLMAEAYLKDRKRVLTCAAYVNGEYGVKDMYVGVPCVIGAGGVEKIVELDLTPEEKKMFDLSVEKVKSLLAAAPKSA; this is encoded by the exons ATGTCGAGACGAAAGATCGGCCTCATTGGCGGTGGCAACATCGGCGCCACCCTTGCGCTCTTGACTGCTGTCAAGGAGCTCGGAGATGTCGTCATGTTCGACGTCGTCCAAg ATCTTCCGCAAGGGAAATGCCTAGACCTGTACCAGTCGAGTCCGATCACGGGAGTTGACGTTGCCTTCGAGGGCTCGAATGACTACAGCGTCATTCAGGATGCCGACGTGATTATTGTGACGGCTGGT GTGCCGCGCAAGCCTGGCATGTCTCGCGACGATCTCCTCGCGATCAACGCGAAGATCATGGGCCAAGTCGGCGACGCAATCAAGAAATACTGCCCGAACGCCTTCGTCATCTGCATCACAAATCCTCTCG ACGTCATGGTCTACGTGCTTCGGGAAAGATGCGGCCTGCCCCACCACAAGGTTTGCGGCATGGCTGGCGTCCTCGACTCCGCACGCCTGCGGACTTTCCTCTCGGATCGCCTCAAGGTCTCCGTCGACGACATCCACGCGCTCGTGATGGGCGGGCATGGCGACTCGAtggtgccgctgccgcgaTTCACCACAG TGGGCGGCATCCCTCTGCCGGAGCTGATCAAGATGGGCATGATTTCGCAGCAGGAAGTGGACGATATTGTCCAGCGAACACGCGACGGGGGCGGCGAAATCGTTTC GCTGCTCAAGACGGGttccgctttcttcgcccctgcggctgctggcgtgcTGATGGCGGAGGCGTACCTGAAGGATCGGAAGCGTGTGTTGACTTGCGCTGCCTACGTG AACGGCGAGTACGGCGTGAAGGACATGTACGTCGGCGTGCCGTGCGTGATTGGCGCGGGGGGCGTTGAGAAGATCGTCGAGCTCGACCTGAcgccggaggagaagaagatgtTTGACCTCTCCGTGGAGAAAGTCAAGTcgctcctcgctgctgcgcccaAGTCAGCCTGA